The sequence CATCTAGTGATAAATGCGTTTGGTCTGAAAGTTCCATCAGGATAACCCATGATTCTGCCAGCTTGATATTCGCTGCCTATAGCTCTTTCAGCCCAGTGACCCTTAACATCTGCGAATGGTGCAACACCATAAGGCTTGTTGTCAATAGTTGATATCATTTGAGTAAATTCTGCTCTAGTGATAGGTGCGTTTGGTCTAAATGATCCGTCAGGGTAACCCTTCATGATACCTCTTTCAACAGCCGCGTTGATGGCTTTGTTGTACCACGCACTTGGAGTGTCAGAGAATACTGGTTTCATAGCCGATGCGAAAGTATCTAGACCAAGAAGTCTTGTTACTAATGCAGCAGCTTCAGCTCTCTTGATATAACCGTTAGGTCTTACAGTTCCGTCAGGATAACCCTTCATATAAGCAGTGTGTTCATGAACCTCTCTAGTATCTACCACTTTTTCATCTTCATGTCCTGTTCTACGATCATCATCTCTACCACGTCTTCCGTCTCTATCGTGACCGCCTGGTCTATATCCTGGTCTATATCCTGGATAGTATGGATCATATCCATTATCATCTCTACCTACACTATGTCCTCTAACAGGTATAGAGTATTGAACAAAGCCGTAAGTCAAATCATTATCACTAATAATTAGACTTATTGGACCGTCAACATCATAACCTGGAGTTACATATACCTTTCCATCTGCAGCTACAAATACAGGTATAGATACGCCATCTTCATCTCTAGCTGTAACAGTAGTACCACTATCCTTATTGACAATGTTGATACCACTGTATTGCATATCATTTGTTGGCTCAACTACATTTGGTGTTCCTGTAACATAAGTTTTTGTACTTGGATTTGGATCTGTTTCGAATTTTGCATTTACATCTATGTTTTTATCTATAGCTGTAGCTGATGTTAATTCTGGATCCCATCCTTTGAATATATAGCCTACTTTTGCTGTAACTTTTGGTGCATCTGCTGCTAAGTCTGCTAATGTTTTGTTAGCTGCTTTTGGAACATAGAATGTGTTTTCTTTTGCTACTGTTCCTTTTGTTGCATCTGCTTTAAATGTTACTACCCAATTTCCTGAAGGATTTGGATTTGGTGTTACACCTGGATCTACTGGTCCTACTATTGGATTTGGATCTGTTTCGAATTTTGCATTTACATCTATGTTTTTATCTATAGCTGTAGCTGATGTTAATTCTGGATCCCATCCTTTGAATATATAGCCTACTTTTGCTGTAACTTTTGGTGCATCTGCTGCTAAGTCTGCTAATGTTTTGTTAGCTGCTTTTGGAACATAGAATGTGTTTTCTTTTGCTACTGTTCCTTTGTTGCATCTGCTTTAAATGTTACTACCCAATTTCCTGAAGGATTTG comes from Fenollaria sporofastidiosus and encodes:
- a CDS encoding S-layer homology domain-containing protein yields the protein MQYSGINIVNKDSGTTVTARDEDGVSIPVFVAADGKVYVTPGYDVDGPISLIISDNDLTYGFVQYSIPVRGHSVGRDDNGYDPYYPGYRPGYRPGGHDRDGRRGRDDDRRTGHEDEKVVDTREVHEHTAYMKGYPDGTVRPNGYIKRAEAAALVTRLLGLDTFASAMKPVFSDTPSAWYNKAINAAVERGIMKGYPDGSFRPNAPITRAEFTQMISTIDNKPYGVAPFADVKGHWAERAIGSEYQAGRIMGYPDGTFRPNAFITRCEAVVILNKIFERSYDAMSAMNCPTKGNIKFFIDLDGSFWGYYDMVEATNTHSFKRRVKGNVQEDWVEVK